From Homo sapiens chromosome 22 genomic scaffold, GRCh38.p14 alternate locus group ALT_REF_LOCI_1 HSCHR22_1_CTG7, the proteins below share one genomic window:
- the DERL3 gene encoding derlin-3 isoform 3 (isoform 3 is encoded by transcript variant 3), whose amino-acid sequence MAWQGLAAEFLQVPAVTRAYTAACVLTTAAVQLELLSPFQLYFNPHLVFRKFQVWRLVTNFLFFGPLGFSFFFNMLFVFRYCRMLEEGSFRGRTADFVFMFLFGGVLMTLLGLLGSLFFLGQALMAMLVYVWSRRSPRVRVNFFGLLTFQAPFLPWALMGFSLLLGNSILVDLLGIAVGHIYYFLEDVFPNQPGGKRLLQTPGFL is encoded by the exons ATGGCGTGGCAGGGACTAGCGGCCGAGTTCCTGCAGGTGCCGGCGGTGACGCGGGCTTACACCGCAGCCTGTGTCCTCACCACCGCCGCGGTG CAGCTGGAGCTCCTCAGCCCCTTTCAACTCTACTTCAACCCGCACCTTGTGTTCCGGAAGTTCCAG GTCTGGAGGCTCGTCACCAACTTCCTCTTCTTCGGGCCCCTGGGATTCAGCTTCTTCTTCAACATGCTCTTCGT GTTCCGCTACTGCCGCATGCTGGAAGAGGGCTCCTTCCGCGGCCGCACGGCCGACTTCGTCTTCATGTTTCTCTTCGGGGGCGTCCTTATGACC CTGCTGGGACTCCTGGGCAGCCTGttcttcctgggccaggccctcaTGGCCATGCTGGTGTACGTGTGGAGCCGCCGCAGCCCTCGGGTGAGGGTCAACTTCTTCGGCCTGCTCACTTTCCAGGCACCGTTCCTGCCTTGGGCGCTCATGGGCTTCTCGCTGCTGCTGGGCAACTCCATCCTCGTGGACCTGCTGG GGATTGCGGTGGGCCATATCTACTACTTCCTGGAGGACGTCTTCCCCAACCAGCCTGGAGGCAAGAGGCTCCTGCAGACCCCTGGCTTCCTGTGA
- the DERL3 gene encoding derlin-3 isoform 2 (isoform 2 is encoded by transcript variant 2) has product MAWQGLAAEFLQVPAVTRAYTAACVLTTAAVQLELLSPFQLYFNPHLVFRKFQVWRLVTNFLFFGPLGFSFFFNMLFVFRYCRMLEEGSFRGRTADFVFMFLFGGVLMTLLGLLGSLFFLGQALMAMLVYVWSRRSPRVRVNFFGLLTFQAPFLPWALMGFSLLLGNSILVDLLGIAVGHIYYFLEDVFPNQPGGKRLLQTPGFLKLLLDAPAEDPNYLPLPEEQPGPHLPPPQQ; this is encoded by the exons ATGGCGTGGCAGGGACTAGCGGCCGAGTTCCTGCAGGTGCCGGCGGTGACGCGGGCTTACACCGCAGCCTGTGTCCTCACCACCGCCGCGGTG CAGCTGGAGCTCCTCAGCCCCTTTCAACTCTACTTCAACCCGCACCTTGTGTTCCGGAAGTTCCAG GTCTGGAGGCTCGTCACCAACTTCCTCTTCTTCGGGCCCCTGGGATTCAGCTTCTTCTTCAACATGCTCTTCGT GTTCCGCTACTGCCGCATGCTGGAAGAGGGCTCCTTCCGCGGCCGCACGGCCGACTTCGTCTTCATGTTTCTCTTCGGGGGCGTCCTTATGACC CTGCTGGGACTCCTGGGCAGCCTGttcttcctgggccaggccctcaTGGCCATGCTGGTGTACGTGTGGAGCCGCCGCAGCCCTCGGGTGAGGGTCAACTTCTTCGGCCTGCTCACTTTCCAGGCACCGTTCCTGCCTTGGGCGCTCATGGGCTTCTCGCTGCTGCTGGGCAACTCCATCCTCGTGGACCTGCTGG GGATTGCGGTGGGCCATATCTACTACTTCCTGGAGGACGTCTTCCCCAACCAGCCTGGAGGCAAGAGGCTCCTGCAGACCCCTGGCTTCCT AAAGCTGCTCCTGGATGCCCCTGCAGAAGACCCCAATTACCTGCCCCTCCCTGAGGAACAGCCAGGACCCCATCTGCCACCCCCGCAGCAGTGA
- the DERL3 gene encoding derlin-3 isoform X1, whose translation MAWQGLAAEFLQVPAVTRAYTAACVLTTAAVQLELLSPFQLYFNPHLVFRKFQVWRLVTNFLFFGPLGFSFFFNMLFVFRYCRMLEEGSFRGRTADFVFMFLFGGVLMTVSFPQALEPRARAPRRPACVGPGANTAMPERDTVAVSSLVCVEGPLCAQLQGSGLDLQCCMQNTKPCTKEPGTVPALGAHGLLAAAGQLHPRGPAGDCGGPYLLLPGGRLPQPAWRQEAPADPWLPAGDSPAVPTQDWALRRGLQSSKAPAGSSLTIWTQQSQGGPGTAGELAAPS comes from the exons ATGGCGTGGCAGGGACTAGCGGCCGAGTTCCTGCAGGTGCCGGCGGTGACGCGGGCTTACACCGCAGCCTGTGTCCTCACCACCGCCGCGGTG CAGCTGGAGCTCCTCAGCCCCTTTCAACTCTACTTCAACCCGCACCTTGTGTTCCGGAAGTTCCAG GTCTGGAGGCTCGTCACCAACTTCCTCTTCTTCGGGCCCCTGGGATTCAGCTTCTTCTTCAACATGCTCTTCGT GTTCCGCTACTGCCGCATGCTGGAAGAGGGCTCCTTCCGCGGCCGCACGGCCGACTTCGTCTTCATGTTTCTCTTCGGGGGCGTCCTTATGACCGTATCCTTCCCGCAGGCTCTGGAACCTCGGGCTAGGGCGCCTCGGCGTCCAGCCTGTGTTGGTCCTGGGGCCAACACAGCCATGCCAGAGAGGGACACAGTCGCTGTCTCCAGCTTAGTATGTGTTGAGGGCCCACTCTGTGCTCAGCTGCAGGGGTCAGGGCTAGATCTTCAGTGCTGTATGCAAAATACAAAGCCATGCACAAAAGAGCCAG GCACCGTTCCTGCCTTGGGCGCTCATGGGCTTCTCGCTGCTGCTGGGCAACTCCATCCTCGTGGACCTGCTGG GGATTGCGGTGGGCCATATCTACTACTTCCTGGAGGACGTCTTCCCCAACCAGCCTGGAGGCAAGAGGCTCCTGCAGACCCCTGGCTTCCT GCTGGCGACAGCCCAGCAGTGCCCACACAGGACTGGGCCCTCCGCAGGGGACTTCAGAGCAGCAAGGCCCCAGCTGGCAGTAGCCTGACCATCTGGACACAGCAGAGCCAGGGCGGCCCAGGGACGGCAGGAGAGCTCGCGGCACCTTCCTGA
- the DERL3 gene encoding derlin-3 isoform 4 (isoform 4 is encoded by transcript variant 4) encodes MAWQGLAAEFLQVPAVTRAYTAACVLTTAAVQLELLSPFQLYFNPHLVFRKFQVWRLVTNFLFFGPLGFSFFFNMLFVFRYCRMLEEGSFRGRTADFVFMFLFGGVLMTLLGLLGSLFFLGQALMAMLVYVWSRRSPRVRVNFFGLLTFQAPFLPWALMGFSLLLGNSILVDLLGIAVGHIYYFLEDVFPNQPGGKRLLQTPGFLLATAQQCPHRTGPSAGDFRAARPQLAVA; translated from the exons ATGGCGTGGCAGGGACTAGCGGCCGAGTTCCTGCAGGTGCCGGCGGTGACGCGGGCTTACACCGCAGCCTGTGTCCTCACCACCGCCGCGGTG CAGCTGGAGCTCCTCAGCCCCTTTCAACTCTACTTCAACCCGCACCTTGTGTTCCGGAAGTTCCAG GTCTGGAGGCTCGTCACCAACTTCCTCTTCTTCGGGCCCCTGGGATTCAGCTTCTTCTTCAACATGCTCTTCGT GTTCCGCTACTGCCGCATGCTGGAAGAGGGCTCCTTCCGCGGCCGCACGGCCGACTTCGTCTTCATGTTTCTCTTCGGGGGCGTCCTTATGACC CTGCTGGGACTCCTGGGCAGCCTGttcttcctgggccaggccctcaTGGCCATGCTGGTGTACGTGTGGAGCCGCCGCAGCCCTCGGGTGAGGGTCAACTTCTTCGGCCTGCTCACTTTCCAGGCACCGTTCCTGCCTTGGGCGCTCATGGGCTTCTCGCTGCTGCTGGGCAACTCCATCCTCGTGGACCTGCTGG GGATTGCGGTGGGCCATATCTACTACTTCCTGGAGGACGTCTTCCCCAACCAGCCTGGAGGCAAGAGGCTCCTGCAGACCCCTGGCTTCCT GCTGGCGACAGCCCAGCAGTGCCCACACAGGACTGGGCCCTCCGCAGGGGACTTCAGAGCAGCAAGGCCCCAGCTGGCAGTAGCCTGA
- the DERL3 gene encoding derlin-3 isoform X5, whose product MAWQGLAAEFLQVPAVTRAYTAACVLTTAAVLELLSPFQLYFNPHLVFRKFQVWRLVTNFLFFGPLGFSFFFNMLFVFRYCRMLEEGSFRGRTADFVFMFLFGGVLMTLLGLLGSLFFLGQALMAMLVYVWSRRSPRVRVNFFGLLTFQAPFLPWALMGFSLLLGNSILVDLLGIAVGHIYYFLEDVFPNQPGGKRLLQTPGFLKLLLDAPAEDPNYLPLPEEQPGPHLPPPQQ is encoded by the exons ATGGCGTGGCAGGGACTAGCGGCCGAGTTCCTGCAGGTGCCGGCGGTGACGCGGGCTTACACCGCAGCCTGTGTCCTCACCACCGCCGCGGTG CTGGAGCTCCTCAGCCCCTTTCAACTCTACTTCAACCCGCACCTTGTGTTCCGGAAGTTCCAG GTCTGGAGGCTCGTCACCAACTTCCTCTTCTTCGGGCCCCTGGGATTCAGCTTCTTCTTCAACATGCTCTTCGT GTTCCGCTACTGCCGCATGCTGGAAGAGGGCTCCTTCCGCGGCCGCACGGCCGACTTCGTCTTCATGTTTCTCTTCGGGGGCGTCCTTATGACC CTGCTGGGACTCCTGGGCAGCCTGttcttcctgggccaggccctcaTGGCCATGCTGGTGTACGTGTGGAGCCGCCGCAGCCCTCGGGTGAGGGTCAACTTCTTCGGCCTGCTCACTTTCCAGGCACCGTTCCTGCCTTGGGCGCTCATGGGCTTCTCGCTGCTGCTGGGCAACTCCATCCTCGTGGACCTGCTGG GGATTGCGGTGGGCCATATCTACTACTTCCTGGAGGACGTCTTCCCCAACCAGCCTGGAGGCAAGAGGCTCCTGCAGACCCCTGGCTTCCT AAAGCTGCTCCTGGATGCCCCTGCAGAAGACCCCAATTACCTGCCCCTCCCTGAGGAACAGCCAGGACCCCATCTGCCACCCCCGCAGCAGTGA
- the DERL3 gene encoding derlin-3 isoform X3, which yields MAWQGLAAEFLQVPAVTRAYTAACVLTTAAVQLELLSPFQLYFNPHLVFRKFQVWRLVTNFLFFGPLGFSFFFNMLFVFRYCRMLEEGSFRGRTADFVFMFLFGGVLMTVSFPQALEPRARAPRRPACVGPGANTAMPERDTVAVSSLVCVEGPLCAQLQGSGLDLQCCMQNTKPCTKEPGTVPALGAHGLLAAAGQLHPRGPAGDCGGPYLLLPGGRLPQPAWRQEAPADPWLPGTSEQQGPSWQ from the exons ATGGCGTGGCAGGGACTAGCGGCCGAGTTCCTGCAGGTGCCGGCGGTGACGCGGGCTTACACCGCAGCCTGTGTCCTCACCACCGCCGCGGTG CAGCTGGAGCTCCTCAGCCCCTTTCAACTCTACTTCAACCCGCACCTTGTGTTCCGGAAGTTCCAG GTCTGGAGGCTCGTCACCAACTTCCTCTTCTTCGGGCCCCTGGGATTCAGCTTCTTCTTCAACATGCTCTTCGT GTTCCGCTACTGCCGCATGCTGGAAGAGGGCTCCTTCCGCGGCCGCACGGCCGACTTCGTCTTCATGTTTCTCTTCGGGGGCGTCCTTATGACCGTATCCTTCCCGCAGGCTCTGGAACCTCGGGCTAGGGCGCCTCGGCGTCCAGCCTGTGTTGGTCCTGGGGCCAACACAGCCATGCCAGAGAGGGACACAGTCGCTGTCTCCAGCTTAGTATGTGTTGAGGGCCCACTCTGTGCTCAGCTGCAGGGGTCAGGGCTAGATCTTCAGTGCTGTATGCAAAATACAAAGCCATGCACAAAAGAGCCAG GCACCGTTCCTGCCTTGGGCGCTCATGGGCTTCTCGCTGCTGCTGGGCAACTCCATCCTCGTGGACCTGCTGG GGATTGCGGTGGGCCATATCTACTACTTCCTGGAGGACGTCTTCCCCAACCAGCCTGGAGGCAAGAGGCTCCTGCAGACCCCTGGCTTCCT GGGACTTCAGAGCAGCAAGGCCCCAGCTGGCAGTAG
- the DERL3 gene encoding derlin-3 isoform X6: MAWQGLAAEFLQVPAVTRAYTAACVLTTAAVLELLSPFQLYFNPHLVFRKFQVWRLVTNFLFFGPLGFSFFFNMLFVFRYCRMLEEGSFRGRTADFVFMFLFGGVLMTLLGLLGSLFFLGQALMAMLVYVWSRRSPRVRVNFFGLLTFQAPFLPWALMGFSLLLGNSILVDLLGIAVGHIYYFLEDVFPNQPGGKRLLQTPGFLLATAQQCPHRTGPSAGDFRAARPQLAVA; encoded by the exons ATGGCGTGGCAGGGACTAGCGGCCGAGTTCCTGCAGGTGCCGGCGGTGACGCGGGCTTACACCGCAGCCTGTGTCCTCACCACCGCCGCGGTG CTGGAGCTCCTCAGCCCCTTTCAACTCTACTTCAACCCGCACCTTGTGTTCCGGAAGTTCCAG GTCTGGAGGCTCGTCACCAACTTCCTCTTCTTCGGGCCCCTGGGATTCAGCTTCTTCTTCAACATGCTCTTCGT GTTCCGCTACTGCCGCATGCTGGAAGAGGGCTCCTTCCGCGGCCGCACGGCCGACTTCGTCTTCATGTTTCTCTTCGGGGGCGTCCTTATGACC CTGCTGGGACTCCTGGGCAGCCTGttcttcctgggccaggccctcaTGGCCATGCTGGTGTACGTGTGGAGCCGCCGCAGCCCTCGGGTGAGGGTCAACTTCTTCGGCCTGCTCACTTTCCAGGCACCGTTCCTGCCTTGGGCGCTCATGGGCTTCTCGCTGCTGCTGGGCAACTCCATCCTCGTGGACCTGCTGG GGATTGCGGTGGGCCATATCTACTACTTCCTGGAGGACGTCTTCCCCAACCAGCCTGGAGGCAAGAGGCTCCTGCAGACCCCTGGCTTCCT GCTGGCGACAGCCCAGCAGTGCCCACACAGGACTGGGCCCTCCGCAGGGGACTTCAGAGCAGCAAGGCCCCAGCTGGCAGTAGCCTGA
- the DERL3 gene encoding derlin-3 isoform 1 (isoform 1 is encoded by transcript variant 1): MAWQGLAAEFLQVPAVTRAYTAACVLTTAAVQLELLSPFQLYFNPHLVFRKFQVWRLVTNFLFFGPLGFSFFFNMLFVFRYCRMLEEGSFRGRTADFVFMFLFGGVLMTLLGLLGSLFFLGQALMAMLVYVWSRRSPRVRVNFFGLLTFQAPFLPWALMGFSLLLGNSILVDLLGIAVGHIYYFLEDVFPNQPGGKRLLQTPGFLGLQSSKAPAGSSLTIWTQQSQGGPGTAGELAAPS, encoded by the exons ATGGCGTGGCAGGGACTAGCGGCCGAGTTCCTGCAGGTGCCGGCGGTGACGCGGGCTTACACCGCAGCCTGTGTCCTCACCACCGCCGCGGTG CAGCTGGAGCTCCTCAGCCCCTTTCAACTCTACTTCAACCCGCACCTTGTGTTCCGGAAGTTCCAG GTCTGGAGGCTCGTCACCAACTTCCTCTTCTTCGGGCCCCTGGGATTCAGCTTCTTCTTCAACATGCTCTTCGT GTTCCGCTACTGCCGCATGCTGGAAGAGGGCTCCTTCCGCGGCCGCACGGCCGACTTCGTCTTCATGTTTCTCTTCGGGGGCGTCCTTATGACC CTGCTGGGACTCCTGGGCAGCCTGttcttcctgggccaggccctcaTGGCCATGCTGGTGTACGTGTGGAGCCGCCGCAGCCCTCGGGTGAGGGTCAACTTCTTCGGCCTGCTCACTTTCCAGGCACCGTTCCTGCCTTGGGCGCTCATGGGCTTCTCGCTGCTGCTGGGCAACTCCATCCTCGTGGACCTGCTGG GGATTGCGGTGGGCCATATCTACTACTTCCTGGAGGACGTCTTCCCCAACCAGCCTGGAGGCAAGAGGCTCCTGCAGACCCCTGGCTTCCT GGGACTTCAGAGCAGCAAGGCCCCAGCTGGCAGTAGCCTGACCATCTGGACACAGCAGAGCCAGGGCGGCCCAGGGACGGCAGGAGAGCTCGCGGCACCTTCCTGA
- the DERL3 gene encoding derlin-3 isoform X4 yields MAWQGLAAEFLQVPAVTRAYTAACVLTTAAVLELLSPFQLYFNPHLVFRKFQVWRLVTNFLFFGPLGFSFFFNMLFVFRYCRMLEEGSFRGRTADFVFMFLFGGVLMTLLGLLGSLFFLGQALMAMLVYVWSRRSPRVRVNFFGLLTFQAPFLPWALMGFSLLLGNSILVDLLGIAVGHIYYFLEDVFPNQPGGKRLLQTPGFLGLQSSKAPAGSSLTIWTQQSQGGPGTAGELAAPS; encoded by the exons ATGGCGTGGCAGGGACTAGCGGCCGAGTTCCTGCAGGTGCCGGCGGTGACGCGGGCTTACACCGCAGCCTGTGTCCTCACCACCGCCGCGGTG CTGGAGCTCCTCAGCCCCTTTCAACTCTACTTCAACCCGCACCTTGTGTTCCGGAAGTTCCAG GTCTGGAGGCTCGTCACCAACTTCCTCTTCTTCGGGCCCCTGGGATTCAGCTTCTTCTTCAACATGCTCTTCGT GTTCCGCTACTGCCGCATGCTGGAAGAGGGCTCCTTCCGCGGCCGCACGGCCGACTTCGTCTTCATGTTTCTCTTCGGGGGCGTCCTTATGACC CTGCTGGGACTCCTGGGCAGCCTGttcttcctgggccaggccctcaTGGCCATGCTGGTGTACGTGTGGAGCCGCCGCAGCCCTCGGGTGAGGGTCAACTTCTTCGGCCTGCTCACTTTCCAGGCACCGTTCCTGCCTTGGGCGCTCATGGGCTTCTCGCTGCTGCTGGGCAACTCCATCCTCGTGGACCTGCTGG GGATTGCGGTGGGCCATATCTACTACTTCCTGGAGGACGTCTTCCCCAACCAGCCTGGAGGCAAGAGGCTCCTGCAGACCCCTGGCTTCCT GGGACTTCAGAGCAGCAAGGCCCCAGCTGGCAGTAGCCTGACCATCTGGACACAGCAGAGCCAGGGCGGCCCAGGGACGGCAGGAGAGCTCGCGGCACCTTCCTGA
- the DERL3 gene encoding derlin-3 isoform X2, translating to MAWQGLAAEFLQVPAVTRAYTAACVLTTAAVQLELLSPFQLYFNPHLVFRKFQVWRLVTNFLFFGPLGFSFFFNMLFVFRYCRMLEEGSFRGRTADFVFMFLFGGVLMTVSFPQALEPRARAPRRPACVGPGANTAMPERDTVAVSSLVCVEGPLCAQLQGSGLDLQCCMQNTKPCTKEPGTVPALGAHGLLAAAGQLHPRGPAGDCGGPYLLLPGGRLPQPAWRQEAPADPWLPKAAPGCPCRRPQLPAPP from the exons ATGGCGTGGCAGGGACTAGCGGCCGAGTTCCTGCAGGTGCCGGCGGTGACGCGGGCTTACACCGCAGCCTGTGTCCTCACCACCGCCGCGGTG CAGCTGGAGCTCCTCAGCCCCTTTCAACTCTACTTCAACCCGCACCTTGTGTTCCGGAAGTTCCAG GTCTGGAGGCTCGTCACCAACTTCCTCTTCTTCGGGCCCCTGGGATTCAGCTTCTTCTTCAACATGCTCTTCGT GTTCCGCTACTGCCGCATGCTGGAAGAGGGCTCCTTCCGCGGCCGCACGGCCGACTTCGTCTTCATGTTTCTCTTCGGGGGCGTCCTTATGACCGTATCCTTCCCGCAGGCTCTGGAACCTCGGGCTAGGGCGCCTCGGCGTCCAGCCTGTGTTGGTCCTGGGGCCAACACAGCCATGCCAGAGAGGGACACAGTCGCTGTCTCCAGCTTAGTATGTGTTGAGGGCCCACTCTGTGCTCAGCTGCAGGGGTCAGGGCTAGATCTTCAGTGCTGTATGCAAAATACAAAGCCATGCACAAAAGAGCCAG GCACCGTTCCTGCCTTGGGCGCTCATGGGCTTCTCGCTGCTGCTGGGCAACTCCATCCTCGTGGACCTGCTGG GGATTGCGGTGGGCCATATCTACTACTTCCTGGAGGACGTCTTCCCCAACCAGCCTGGAGGCAAGAGGCTCCTGCAGACCCCTGGCTTCCT AAAGCTGCTCCTGGATGCCCCTGCAGAAGACCCCAATTACCTGCCCCTCCCTGA